A genomic stretch from Lathyrus oleraceus cultivar Zhongwan6 chromosome 2, CAAS_Psat_ZW6_1.0, whole genome shotgun sequence includes:
- the LOC127118749 gene encoding serine/threonine-protein kinase SAPK2: MERYEVVKEIGSGNFAVAKLVRDVFTKELFAVKFIERGQNIDEHVQREIMNHRSLKHSNIVRFKEVLLTPTHLAIVMEYAAGGELFERICSAGRFSEDEARFFFQQLISGVSYCHSMQICHRDLKLENTLLDGSTAPRVKICDFGYSKSSVLHSQPKSTVGTPAYIAPEVLTKKEYDGKVADVWSCGVTLYVMLVGAYPFEDPEDPKNFRKTISKILSVQYKVPDFVRVSLECIHLLSQIFVADPEKRITIPEIKNHPWFLMNLPIELMEGGSWQTNDVNNPSQSVDEVLSIIQEARKPINIPKLGGLLSEDSMELDDYDADIEDIETFGDFVCPPL, translated from the exons ATGGAACGCTACGAGGTTGTCAAGGAAATTGGGTCTGGGAATTTTGCTGTGGCGAAGTTGGTTAGAGATGTTTTCACCAAAGAGCTTTTTGCGGTTAAGTTTATTGAAAGAGGCCAAAAT ATTGATGAACATGTTCAGAGAGAAATCATGAATCATAGATCGTTGAAGCATTCTAATATAGTTAGATTCAAAGAG GTTCTGCTAACGCCAACACATCTAGCCATAGTAATGGAGTATGCTGCAGGAGGAGAACTCTTTGAAAGGATATGTAGTGCTGGTAGATTTAGTGAAGATGAG GCAAGGTTTTTCTTTCAGCAATTGATATCTGGAGTCAGTTACTGTCATTCAATG CAAATCTGCCATAGAGATTTGAAGCTTGAAAACACACTCTTAGATGGAAGCACCGCGCCACGGGTCAAAATTTGCGACTTTGGTTACTCAAAG TCATCTGTATTGCATTCGCAACCGAAGTCTACAGTAGGAACTCCAGCTTACATTGCACCCGAGGTCCTGACGAAGAAAGAATATGATGGAAAG GTTGCAGATGTTTGGTCTTGTGGAGTCACCTTATACGTGATGTTAGTCGGCGCGTATCCTTTCGAGGACCCCGAGGATCCAAAAAACTTTAGGAAAACAATCAGT AAGATACTTAGTGTCCAGTACAAAGTTCCTGATTTCGTACGAGTTTCATTGGAATGTATACACCTTCTTTCTCAAATATTCGTCGCTGATCCTGAAAAG AGAATAACAATACCAGAAATAAAAAACCATCCATGGTTTTTGATGAACTTACCAATAGAGTTAATGGAAGGTGGAAGCTGGCAAACCAATGATGTAAATAATCCATCACAAAGTGTTGATGAAGTTCTGTCTATCATACAAGAGGCAAGAAAACCTATTAACATCCCAAAACTTGGAGGCCTTCTTAGTGAAGACAGTATGGAGTTGGATGATTATGATGCCGATATCGAAGATATTGAAACATTCGGTGATTTTGTCTGCCCTCCTCTTTAA
- the LOC127122501 gene encoding uncharacterized protein LOC127122501 — protein sequence MVKDVLASPDWLKPTLSQFKDLNINEEFELSATIVSEFGGPSTSGSTSGDGSDAVGNGNEPVAVCFLDVGDNGYPRVAIIRDREKDRSDPDYDRSYGRYARSLSASTVNLVPFNLPKAQPSFAQYDITFNQLGQMAQTQASLGYGPPSTPIMSPFCTPGLNPSSGGGAYLQWPSPTMMYAHSYDQFRHVVYQAPFGQPLSFDYSQNY from the exons ATGGTGAAGGATGTTTTAGCTAGTCCA GACTGGTTGAAACCTACACTTAGTCAATTCAAGGACTTGAATATAAATGAAGAATTTGAGTTGTCTGCCACTATTGTTTCAG AATTTGGCGGTCCCTCTACTAGTGGATCAACATCTGGTGATGGATCTGATGCTGTTGGAAACGGAAATGAACCAGTTGCTG TTTGTTTTTTGGA TGTGGGGGATAATGGTTATCCTCGAGTTGCCATTATCAGAGATAGGGAAAAGGATCGAAGTGATCCAGATTATGATCGTAGTTATGGAAG GTATGCTAGGAGTCTCTCAGCCTCCACAGTTAATTTGGTGCCCTTTAATTTGCCAAAAGCTCAACCTTCATTTGCTCAGTATGACATTACTTTTAATCAGTTGGGTCAAATGGCACAAACTCAGGCTTCACTTGGATATGGACCTCCTTCAACCCCGATAATGAGCCCTTTTTGTACCCCAGGATTGAACCCATCATCTGGAGGTGGTGCTTACCTACAGTGGCCAAGTCCTACAATGATGTATGCACATTCATATGACCAATTTAGACATGTTGTTTACCAG GCTCCATTTGGTCAACCTTTGAGCTTTGATTATTCACAGAACTATTAG